In a genomic window of Oncorhynchus masou masou isolate Uvic2021 chromosome 4, UVic_Omas_1.1, whole genome shotgun sequence:
- the LOC135523666 gene encoding TAF5-like RNA polymerase II p300/CBP-associated factor-associated factor 65 kDa subunit 5L, translating to MKRVRTEQIQYTVAQYLKRRQYVDTESSLKGAKLSQSAEEMAANLTVQAESGCANIVSAAPCQADPQQYETQFSRLRNFLSEAALPWGQEVSCVLYPLFVYLHLDMVRCSLKGAVDGFYSRFHSLFLGDAEQRSTVEQLRHVLTQQDVNGNPKILAFLDHKYVVNLTEPAYSYLLRYLQSEDNSTLCRALSTHVQVEVTSSPRTDYQLYGTTGAGAAGAATTAPNSTSSWSGAVGPERGEAAGVEVPTGIPQSEVALEALQDCIKKVREGPPSLTTVCFYAFQHTEQLLNAAEVSADSKLLAAGFDSSAVKLWSLRARKLKARPHRADVSHIRLACDVLEEEADEEDGSGSEIKTLRGHSGPVFRTAFLTDSSGLLSCSEDTSIRYWDLGSFTNTALYQGHAYPVWDVDVSPCSLYFSSGSHDRTARLWTFSRTYPLRLYAGHLADVDCVKFHPNSNYLATGSTDKTVRLWSTQQGASVRLFTGHRGPVLSVAFAPNGKYLASAGEDQRVKLWDLASGALVKDLRGHTDSVTSLSFSPDSSLVASSSMDNSVRVWDIRNSHGTTHADGSSSELVGLYTGNTSNVLNVQFMACNLLLVTGTAQEKHGQ from the exons ATGAAGCGGGTACGCACGGAGCAGATCCAGTACACTGTAGCTCAGTACCTGAAGCGGAGGCAGTATGTGGACACTGAAAGTTCCCTAAAGGGGGCTAAACTGTCCCAGTCCgcagaggagatggctgccaACCTCACAG TGCAGGCAGAGTCGGGGTGTGCAAACATTGTCTCTGCTGCCCCTTGTCAAGCTGACCCTCAACAGTACGAGACCCAATTTTCCAGACTACGCAATTTTCTCTCAG AAGCGGCGTTGCCATGGGGCCAGGAGGTGAGCTGCGTCCTGTACCCACTCTTCGTTTATCTCCACTTGGACATGGTGCGCTGCAGCTTGAAGGGGGCGGTGGATGGCTTCTACAGCCGCTTCCACAGCCTCTTCCTGGGGGACGCCGAGCAGCGCTCCACCGTGGAGCAGCTTCGCCACGTCCTCACCCAGCAGGATGTCAACGGCAACCCTAAGATCCTGGCCTTTCTCGACCACAAGTACGTGGTGAACCTGACGGAGCCGGCCTACAGTTACTTGTTACGCTATCTGCAGAGTGAAGACAACAGTACCCTCTGTAGGGCCCTCAGCACCCACGTCCAGGTAGAGGTCACCTCCTCACCACGCACCGACTACCAGCTGTACGGGACGACGGGAGCGGGAGCCGCCGGGGCCGCCACCACGGCCCCCAACTCTACCTCCTCGTGGTCGGGAGCGGTTGGCCCTGAGCGAGGGGAGGCGGCGGGGGTGGAGGTCCCCACAGGGATCCCGCAGAGCGAGGTGGCCCTGGAGGCACTGCAGGACTGCATTAAGAAGGTGCGTGAGGGGCCACCATCACTCACCACCGTGTGCTTCTACGCCTTCCAGCACACGGAGCAGCTGCTGAACGCGGCAGAGGTGTCTGCCGACAGCAAGCTGCTGGCCGCCGGGTTCGACAGTTCGGCCGTCAAGCTATGGAGCCTTAGGGCCAGGAAACTGAAGGCCAGGCCACACCGGGCCGACGTGTCACACATCCGCTTAGCATGCGACGTGCTggaagaggag GCAGATGAAGAGGACGGCTCGGGCAGCGAAATCAAGACCCTGCGTGGCCACAGCGGTCCGGTGTTCCGCACGGCCTTCCTGACAGACAGCTCGGGCCTGCTGTCCTGCTCGGAGGACACGTCCATTCGCTACTGGGACCTAGGCAGCTTCACCAACACGGCCCTCTACCAGGGCCACGCCTACCCCGTCTGGGACGTGGACGTCAGCCCCTGCAGCCTCTACTTTTCCAGCGGCTCCCACGACCGCACTGCCCGCCTCTGGACCTTCTCCAGGACATACCCCCTGAGGCTCTACGCCGGCCACCTAGCAGACGTGGACTGTGTCAAGTTCCACCCCAACTCAAACTACCTAGCCACAGGCTCCACGGATAAAACTGTCCGCCTCTGGAGTACCCAGCAGGGGGCGTCAGTGCGCCTGTTCACAGGCCACCGCGGCCCTGTGTTGTCTGTAGCTTTCGCGCCCAATGGGAAGTACCTGGCGTCGGCGGGCGAGGACCAGCGGGTGAAGCTGTGGGACCTGGCCTCAGGCGCTCTGGTCAAGGACCTGAGGGGCCACACGGACAGTGTCACCAGCCTGTCGTTCAGCCCCGACAGCAGCCTGGTGGCCTCCTCTTCCATGGATAACTCAGTCAGGGTGTGGGACATCCGAAACTCCCATGGGACGACCCACGCGGATGGCTCGTCCAGCGAGCTGGTGGGTCTCTACACGGGAAACACCAGCAACGTGCTCAACGTCCAGTTCATGGCCTGTAACTTGCTCCTGGTGACGGGAACGGCGCAAGAAAAACATGGACAGTAG
- the LOC135523658 gene encoding calpain-9-like, whose product MPAKSISTQADGKTFEQLRQECLQKKKLFEDPDFPACDSSLYYSQSVPINFEWKRPGELCENPEFIVGGADRTDICQGALGDCWLLAAIASLTLHKETLTRVVPNDQGFDRSYAGIFHFQFWQHNRWLDVVVDDRLPAVRNRLVLLHSASNNEFWSALLEKAYAKLNGSYESLKGGSTLEAMEDFTGGVGETYETKSAPTDLFNIMKKAYDRGSMMGCSIDITSSAESEAQTASGLVKGHAYSITGLEEVNYRGKKVKLIRIRNPWGQVEWNGAWSDESREWNVIDSSEKKRILQNSMDDGEFWMEFEDFKANYDKIEICNLTPDSLTDDTKRKWEVNMFEGNWIRGSTAGGCRNFIDTFWTNPQFKLTLLHADDNNDKCSVVIALMQKNRRALRKEGLDLQTIGFALYEAPADEDHLGKDFFRYNGSKARSKTYINVREISERFTLPPGNYLLVPTTFQPHDEADFIIRIFSEKAAGTMEMGNTVDADLPDPPMPSLPEEETDEEKGLRRMFEKIAGSDQAISARELQQVLNGVLSRRREIKFDGLSLNTCHSIINLMDVDNSGQLEFQEFKVFWEKMKKWIMLFISYDTDRSGKMSSYELRIALKAAGMHLNTKLLQLLGLRFADENYDIDFDDYLTCIVRLENMFRVFQALDQSKTGQVNMNILQFLLLSMNV is encoded by the exons ATGCCCGCCAAGTCCATCAGCACCCAAGCGGATGGGAAGACGTTTGAGCAGCTGAGGCAGGAGTGTCTACAGAAGAAGAAACTGTTTGAGGACCCAGACTTCCCTGCTTGCGACTCATCCCTCTACTACAGCCAGAGCGTGCCCATCAACTTTGAATGGAAGAGACCTGGG GAACTTTGTGAGAATCCCGAATTCATAGTTGGTGGGGCTGATAGGACAGACATATGTCAAGGAGCACTAG GGGACTGCTGGCTCCTGGCGGCCATTGCCTCTCTGACCCTCCATAAGGAGACCCTGACCAGAGTGGTGCCCAACGACCAGGGCTTTGACCGCAGCTACGCCGGCATCTTCCACTTCCAG ttcTGGCAGCACAACAGATGGCTGGACGTGGTGGTGGATGACCGACTGCCTGCTGTGAGGAACCGCCTGgtgctgctccactctgcctccaACAACGAGTTTTGGAGCGCACTGCTGGAGAAGGCCTATGCCAA GTTGAATGGGAGCTATGAGTCCCTGAAGGGAGGCTCTACCCTAGAGGCCATGGAGGACTTCACCGGCGGCGTTGGGGAGACGTACGAAACCAAAAGCGCTCCAACCGACCTCTTCAACATCATGAAGAAGGCCTACGACAGAGGCTCAATGATGGGCTGCTCTATAGAC ATCACCAGCTCTGCTGAGTCAGAGGCCCAGACAGCTTCAGGACTGGTGAAGGGACACGCCTACTCCATCACAGGCCTTGAGGAGGTTAACTACAGAGGGAAAAAGGTCAAGCTGATCCGGATCAGGAACCCTTGGGGACAGGTGGAATGGAACGGTGCCTGGAGTGATGA GTCTAGGGAGTGGAATGTGATCGACAGTTCTGAGAAAAAACGCATTCTTCAGAACTCCATGGATGATGGTGAATTCTG GATGGAGTTTGAGGACTTCAAGGCCAACTACGACAAGATAGAGATCTGCAACCTGACGCCGGACTCTCTGACGGACGACACCAAGCGGAAGTGGGAGGTGAACATGTTCGAGGGCAACTGGATCCGGGGCTCCACCGCAGGCGGCTGCAGAAACTTCATAG ATACATTTTGGACCAACCCTCAGTTCAAGCTGACCCTGCTGCATGCTGACGATAATAATGATAAGTGCAGTGTGGTCATTGCTCTGATGCAGAAGAACCGCCGTGCGCTGAGGAAAGAGGGACTGGACCTGCAAACCATTGGCTTTGCTCTTTACGAG gcCCCTGCAGATGAGGACCATCTGGGGAAAGACTTCTTCCGCTACAATGGGTCCAAGGCTCGCAGTAAGACCTACATCAACGTGAGGGAGATCTCTGAGCGCTTCACCTTGCCACCAGGGAACTACCTGCTGGTGCCCACCACCTTCCAGCCCCACGACGAGGCCGACTTCATCATACGCATCTTCTCGGAGAAGGCAGCCGGAACCAT GGAGATGGGTAACACAGTAGATGCTGATTTGCCAGAT CCTCCAATGCCCAGTCTACCAGAGGAGGAGACGGATGAGGAGAAGGGACTGAGGAGAATGTTTGAAAAGATTGCTGGTTCG GACCAGGCCATCTCTGCCAGGGAGCTTCAGCAGGTGTTGAATGGAGTACTTAGCAGGA GGAGAGAGATCAAGTTTGACGGTCTGAGTCTCAACACCTGCCACAGCATCATCAACCTGATGGAT GTTGACAATTCAGGGCAGCTTGAGTTTCAGGAGTTCAAGGTCTTCTGGGAAAAGATGAAGAAATGGATT ATGCTCTTCATTTCTTATGACACAGACCGGTCAGGGAAGATGTCCTCCTATGAGCTCCGCATAGCTCTGAAAGCAGCAG GCATGCATCTGAACACTAAGCTCCTCCAGCTGCTTGGCTTGAGGTTCGCTGATGAGAACTATGACATCGACTTTGATGACTACCTCACCTGCATTGTCCGCCTGGAAAATATGTTCA GGGTTTTCCAAGCATTGGACCAAAGCAAGACAGGTCAGGTCAACATGAACATACTGCAG TTCCTCCTTCTTTCCATGAACGTCTGA
- the LOC135523675 gene encoding protein LTV1 homolog isoform X1 gives MPNKRKKAFIDKTKAVTFHLVHRSQRDPLAADEKAPQHVLLPAQKVEVEKRQEEQREFGVFFDDDYNYLQHLRETARPVEWASSGKSQRGKRTHDLQDGDDDDYEEEEKATPQTVSFNLPSSVFASEFEEEVGMLNKAAPISGPRLDMDPDIVAALDEDFDFDDPDNMLDDDFILKANDVKGAVGVGDGDEEWEDTDEKESDSEGDVNSEGGVSGDEDGVGRPREFMFMDEETKTRFTEYSMTSSVMRRNEQLTLLDDRFEKFFEQFDEDEIGALDNAELEGHIEPDSARLEEVIKDYFKQKELDYQRPDALGPKELPVVREEEEDEEEQEQEMETIVLTAPAEKWDCETIISTYSNLYNHPKIIKDPPKAKPIRVSTRTGIPLDVLPGRGPTAKQAERMERINDSDLPRVATQPRPRVESKEERKARKQAIREERKERRTEKKANKEAFKQEKVYQEKQMLNLRSNVQGLKLS, from the exons ATG CCTAATAAAAGGAAGAAGGCATTCATTGACAAGACGAAAGCGGTGACCTTCCACCTGGTCCACAGAAGTCAGAGGGACCCACTCGCTGCTGACGAGAAAGCACCGCAGCATGTCCTCCTACCCGCACAAAAG gTGGAGGTGGAGAAGCGGCAAGAGGAGCAGAGGGAGTTTGGGGTGTTTTTCGACGACGACTACAACTACCTGCAGCACCTGAGAGAAACGGCTCGGCCTGTAGAGTGGGCTTCATCCGGCAAATCACAGAGAGGCAAACGTACCCATGACCTCCAGGATGGGGATGATGACGACtatgaggaggaggaaaaggcTACTCCT CAGACCGTCTCCTTCAACTTGCCCTCCTCTGTGTTTGCGTCAGAGTTTGAGGAGGAGGTGGGAATGTTGAACAAAGCTGCCCCCATCTCAG GACCCAGGCTGGACATGGACCCAGACATCGTAGCTGCTCTCGACGAGGACTTTGACTTTGACGACCCAGACAACATGCTGGATGACGACTTCATTTTGAAGGCCAACGATGTCAAAGGAGCTGTTGGCGTGGG TGATGGCGATGAAGAGTGGGAGGATACAGACGAAAAGGAGAGCGACTCTGAGGGAGACGTTAACTCCGAGGGCGGTGTCTCTGGTGATGAGGACGGCGTGGGGCGCCCCCGGGAGTTCATGTTCATGGACGAGGAGACGAAAACTCGCTTCACAGAATACTCCATGACCTCGTCAGTCATGAGGAGGAACGAACAGCTCACACTGCTGGACGATCGCTTTGAGAAG TTTTTCGAGCAGTTTGATGAGGATGAGATTGGGGCCCTGGACAACGCTGAGCTGGAAGGGCATATCGAGCCAGACAGTGCTCGCCTGGAGGAGGTCATCAAAGACTACTTCAAACAGAAGGAGTTAGA CTACCAGAGGCCTGATGCCCTGGGTCCTAAAGAGCTGCcagtggtgagggaggaggaggaggatgaagaggaacaggaacaggagatGGAGACCATTGTCCTGACGGCACCGGCAGAGAAGTGGGACTGTGAAACCATTATCA GTACCTATTCAAATTTGTATAACCATCCAAAAATCATCAAAGATCCACCAAAG GCAAAGCCCATCCGAGTGTCTACCAGGACAGGCATTCCTCTGGACGTCCTTCCCGGGAGGGGCCCGACAGCCAAGCAGGCGGAGCGCATGGAGCGTATCAACGACTCAGACCTGCCCCGAGTTGCCACACAGCCCCGACCTCGAGTGGAGAGCAAGGAGGAGCGGAAAGCCAGGAAACAGGCTATCAGAGAAGAGCGCAAG GAGCGAAGAACAGAAAAAAAGGCTAACAAAGAGGCGTTCAAACAGGAAAAGGTCTATCAAGAGAAACAAATGTTGAACCTGCGTTCCAACGTCCAGGGTCTAAAGCTGTCTTAG
- the LOC135523675 gene encoding protein LTV1 homolog isoform X2, with protein MPNKRKKAFIDKTKAVTFHLVHRSQRDPLAADEKAPQHVLLPAQKVEVEKRQEEQREFGVFFDDDYNYLQHLRETARPVEWASSGKSQRGKRTHDLQDGDDDDYEEEEKATPTVSFNLPSSVFASEFEEEVGMLNKAAPISGPRLDMDPDIVAALDEDFDFDDPDNMLDDDFILKANDVKGAVGVGDGDEEWEDTDEKESDSEGDVNSEGGVSGDEDGVGRPREFMFMDEETKTRFTEYSMTSSVMRRNEQLTLLDDRFEKFFEQFDEDEIGALDNAELEGHIEPDSARLEEVIKDYFKQKELDYQRPDALGPKELPVVREEEEDEEEQEQEMETIVLTAPAEKWDCETIISTYSNLYNHPKIIKDPPKAKPIRVSTRTGIPLDVLPGRGPTAKQAERMERINDSDLPRVATQPRPRVESKEERKARKQAIREERKERRTEKKANKEAFKQEKVYQEKQMLNLRSNVQGLKLS; from the exons ATG CCTAATAAAAGGAAGAAGGCATTCATTGACAAGACGAAAGCGGTGACCTTCCACCTGGTCCACAGAAGTCAGAGGGACCCACTCGCTGCTGACGAGAAAGCACCGCAGCATGTCCTCCTACCCGCACAAAAG gTGGAGGTGGAGAAGCGGCAAGAGGAGCAGAGGGAGTTTGGGGTGTTTTTCGACGACGACTACAACTACCTGCAGCACCTGAGAGAAACGGCTCGGCCTGTAGAGTGGGCTTCATCCGGCAAATCACAGAGAGGCAAACGTACCCATGACCTCCAGGATGGGGATGATGACGACtatgaggaggaggaaaaggcTACTCCT ACCGTCTCCTTCAACTTGCCCTCCTCTGTGTTTGCGTCAGAGTTTGAGGAGGAGGTGGGAATGTTGAACAAAGCTGCCCCCATCTCAG GACCCAGGCTGGACATGGACCCAGACATCGTAGCTGCTCTCGACGAGGACTTTGACTTTGACGACCCAGACAACATGCTGGATGACGACTTCATTTTGAAGGCCAACGATGTCAAAGGAGCTGTTGGCGTGGG TGATGGCGATGAAGAGTGGGAGGATACAGACGAAAAGGAGAGCGACTCTGAGGGAGACGTTAACTCCGAGGGCGGTGTCTCTGGTGATGAGGACGGCGTGGGGCGCCCCCGGGAGTTCATGTTCATGGACGAGGAGACGAAAACTCGCTTCACAGAATACTCCATGACCTCGTCAGTCATGAGGAGGAACGAACAGCTCACACTGCTGGACGATCGCTTTGAGAAG TTTTTCGAGCAGTTTGATGAGGATGAGATTGGGGCCCTGGACAACGCTGAGCTGGAAGGGCATATCGAGCCAGACAGTGCTCGCCTGGAGGAGGTCATCAAAGACTACTTCAAACAGAAGGAGTTAGA CTACCAGAGGCCTGATGCCCTGGGTCCTAAAGAGCTGCcagtggtgagggaggaggaggaggatgaagaggaacaggaacaggagatGGAGACCATTGTCCTGACGGCACCGGCAGAGAAGTGGGACTGTGAAACCATTATCA GTACCTATTCAAATTTGTATAACCATCCAAAAATCATCAAAGATCCACCAAAG GCAAAGCCCATCCGAGTGTCTACCAGGACAGGCATTCCTCTGGACGTCCTTCCCGGGAGGGGCCCGACAGCCAAGCAGGCGGAGCGCATGGAGCGTATCAACGACTCAGACCTGCCCCGAGTTGCCACACAGCCCCGACCTCGAGTGGAGAGCAAGGAGGAGCGGAAAGCCAGGAAACAGGCTATCAGAGAAGAGCGCAAG GAGCGAAGAACAGAAAAAAAGGCTAACAAAGAGGCGTTCAAACAGGAAAAGGTCTATCAAGAGAAACAAATGTTGAACCTGCGTTCCAACGTCCAGGGTCTAAAGCTGTCTTAG
- the LOC135523652 gene encoding LOW QUALITY PROTEIN: nuclear pore complex protein Nup133-like (The sequence of the model RefSeq protein was modified relative to this genomic sequence to represent the inferred CDS: deleted 1 base in 1 codon) has product MFSPRSTPSSGRRQSSRVTGRKSLAGTPTGLLFSPRRTSLAARSTPTRVQSYSTSDALHFDVQTFGSSLPVKVMEALTMADADDQISVKVDESGWAWMVCGERLIIWKICQTAVAKLSVCKGLQLPTSEFAYYADLVSISSPSPLETASVQSISVMAVAPEGTARFWPSLAHEGNYTETVVDMGENLCNFVVAVRGGSFIVSSYKGQMMRLGADPSGKLLQRALQQGQGVLSGIGRRVSSLFGMRAPLTNNNLHSVLWVGETGCLYTLTSCGLSKWELDEVTEHQVLSWDSSRALTESVADAIWGSESNYEEIKEGVNVTYMDMQLSQDGLVVLAAAWHPSDSPCLAYFCLVTLLDNGNNISDELSVEVTKYNPPFQSEDALQAMRLMLPRASSPAAFLYNEELVFACSTGTGRGGLPEEKIPFNTPGDRLRGGGCCANLPVFFSQNSGLVAVVARESASMLPETMEDSLCFSLAGAGPEATAMETPTRMEPVAQEDKTKLLKAAFLQFCRNDLVGAQTMTDELFPPEGDGDGEVGGELDLVVTRINLDLVDDYPASDPRWAESVPDESAGFPLTSLIILHQLEDKMKAHGCFMDFLLQVGLLDRLGQTAVRSSPMATRLLLCEHAEKLQAAMTLKNHHAKHGELVNRAILIALRKSNATVSTSLTAADVFFREVSQISSVFECLLEEEERTLKENPVDSVKWAEVVLSVNTIIKDMLQAAGQYRDTKASLYRASESTPAEPEYIPWTASSGLGGVRTVIARQHEVILRDVYPHADSELRNGLNEQLAALLDVLLGGYVAQLTSLRPGRPGQQDHYNTLEMEYTQRRSELLAPLLELGQYQWVAALAEKYCDFDILVQMCEQTDNQNRLQHYMAKFADQNFADFLFRWYMEKGKRGKLLSQPIAQHQQLASFLQSHEHLSWLHHIHVHDFSSAYKTLYGQANMETRYFVKKKTLLALSKLTALASDMPEAVMKKHVDEMVEQERFLLHQETLPKQLLEEKQQNPDTMPLLSAHNLINLYICDDNRRANEYDFKKALDLLEYIDEDDAVDIEGLKCEIFCKALKKDDWLSADGNDDPLEAAKDSIFVKILLKLIQEGVPLQTYLPDVKDLLQLDEMEALKLKPTFEFVLRANYEHYLQAQI; this is encoded by the exons ATGTTTAGCCCTCGTTCTACCCCTAGTTCCGGCCGAAGGCAGTCCTCAAGAGTCACCGGTAGAAAGAGTCTCGCCGGTACACCTACAGGGCTTCTCTTTTCCCCACGTAGGACGTCGTTAGCAGCGAG ATCAACTCCCAcgcgtgtccagagctactcaaCTTCAGACGCACTCCACTTCGATGTCCAGACGTTTGGCTCTTCTCTACCTGTCAAAGTCATGGAGGCTTTGACAATGGCTGATG CCGATGACCAGATCTCTGTGAAGGTGGATGAGAGTGGCTGGGCCTGGATGGTGTGTGGAGAGAGACTGATCATCTGGAAGATCTGCCAGACTGCTGTTGCAAAG TTGTCAGTATGTAAGGGCCTCCAGCTGCCCACTAGTGAGTTTGCCTACTATGCTGATCTCGTCTCCATATCATCTCCCAGCCCTCTGGAGACTGCCAGTGTTCAG TCTATCTCTGTCATGGCGGTGGCTCCAGAGGGAACAGCCCGGTTCTGGCCCAGTTTGGCCCACGAGGGGAATTACACTGAGACTGTGGTCGACATGGGCGAAAACCTCTGCAACTTTGTTGTGGCTGTTAGG gGGGGTAGTTTTATCGTGTCATCCTACAAGGGCCAGATGATGCGCCTCGGGGCGGACCCCTCCGGAAAGCTGCTGCAGAGGGCGCTACAGCAGGGCCAGGGGGTGCTCTCCGGCATCGGACGCCGCGTCTCCAGCCTGTTTGGCATGCGCGCCCCGCTCACCAACAACAAT ctCCACAGTGTTCTGTGGGTGGGCGAGACAGGCTGCCTGTATACTCTGACCTCCTGTGGGCTCAGTAAATGGGAGTTGGATGAGGTCACAGAGCACCAGGTCCTCAGCTGGGACTCCAGCCGCGCTCTGACGGAGAGTGTCGCCGACGCCATCTGG GGGTCAGAGAGCAACTATGAGGAAATCAAGGAAGGAGTGAACGTTACCTACATGGACATGCAACTGAGCCA GGATGGCCTGGTAGTGTTGGCGGCAGCCTGGCACCCCTCAGACTCCCCCTGCCTGGCCTACTTCTGCCTGGTCACCCTGCTGGACAACGGCAACAACATTTCTGATGAGCTCTCTGTGGAGGTCACCAAGTACAACCCCCCCTTCCAG AGTGAGGATGCTCTCCAGGCCATGAGGCTGATGTTACCACGGGCCTCCAGCCCTGCTGCCTTCCTGTACAACGAGGAGCTGGTGTTTGCCTGCTCCACCGGTACCGGCAGAGGAGGTCTACCTGAGGAGAAGATCCCCTTCAACACACCTG GTGACCGTCTGCGTGGTGGGGGCTGCTGTGCCAACCTGCCGGTGTTCTTCTCCCAGAACAGTGGTCTGGTGGCCGTGGTGGCCAGAGAGAGTGCCTCCATGCTGCCTGAGACCATGGAGGACTCCCTCTGCTTTTCCCTGGCTGGGGCCGGCCCTGAG GCAACTGCTATGGAGACTCCGACTAGGATGGAGCCTGTAGCGCAAGAGGACAAAACCAAACTCCTAAAAGCAGCGTTTCTGCAGTTCTGCCG GAATGACCTGGTGGGggcccagaccatgacagacgaGCTGTTCCCCCCC GAGGGGGACGGAGACGGGGAGGTGGGCGGGGAGCTGGACCTGGTGGTGACCCGGATCAACCTGGACCTGGTGGATGACTACCCAGCCTCAGACCCCCGCTGGGCCGAGTCTGTCCCTgacg AGAGTGCTGGCTTCCCCCTGACCTCCCTCATCATCCTCCACCAGCTAGAGGACAAGATGAAGGCCCACGGCTGCTTCATGGACTTCCTGCTACAG GTGGGTCTCCTGGACCGGCTGGGCCAGACCGCGGTGCGCTCGTCTCCCATGGCGACGCGCCTGTTGCTGTGCGAGCACGCCGAGAAGCTACAGGCGGCCATGACGCTGAAGAACCACCACGCCAAGCACGGCGAGCTGGTCAATCGTGCCATCCTCATTGCCTTGAGGAAGAGCAACGCAACCGTGTCCACCAGCCTCACGGCCGCAGACGTCTTCTTCAGAGAG gtgtctcAGATCTCCTCAGTCTTTGAGTGTCTactagaagaggaggagaggactttGAAGGAGAACCCTGTGGACTCTGTGAAGTGGGCTGAAGTGGTGCTCAGtgtcaacaccatcatcaag GACATGCTGCAGGCTGCTGGTCAGTACAGAGACACCAAGGCCTCACTGTACAGAGCCTCAGAGAGCACCCCTGCTGAGCCAGAATACATCCCATGGACCG cCTCTAGCGGTCTGGGAGGGGTTCGCACCGTCATCGCCCGCCAGCACGAGGTGATCCTGCGTGACGTGTACCCTCATGCCGACTCGGAGCTGCGCAATGGCCTGAACGAGCAGCTGGCAGCGCTGCTGGACGTGCTCCTGGGAGGCTACGTTGCCCAGCTGACCTCACTGAGACCGGGCCGTCCGGGCCAGCAGGACCACTACAACACCCTGGAGATGGAGTACACGCAGCGCCGCTCTGAACTGCTCGCACCACTGT TGGAGCTGGGTCAGTACCAGTGGGTGGCAGCACTGGCAGAGAAGTATTGTGACTTTGACATCCTGGTCCAGATGTGTGAGCAGACTGACAACCAAAACAGACTGCAGCACTACATGGCCAAGTTCGCCGACCAG AACTTTGCGGACTTCCTGTTCCGCTGGTACATGGAGAAGGGGAAGAGGGGCAAGCTGCTCTCCCAGCCCATCGCCCAGCACCAGCAGCTGGCCAGCTTCCTGCAGTCCCACGAACACCTCAGCTGGCTGCACCACATCCACGTCCATGACTTCAGCAGT gcttACAAAACCCTGTATGGCCAGGCCAACATGGAGACACGTTACTTTGTGAAGAAGAAGACCCTTTTGGCTCTCAGTAAACTGACTGCCCTGGCATCAGACATGCCTGAGGCTGTGATGAAGAAACATGTAGACG AAATGGTCGAGCAGGAGCGGTTCCTGCTGCACCAGGAGACTCTGCCCAAACAGCTGCTGGAGGAGAAACAACAGAACCCCGACACCATGCCCCTGCTCAGCGCTCACAACCTTATTAAT CTGTATATTTGTGATGACAACCGACGAGCCAATGAGTATGACTTCAAGAAGGCTCTGGATCTACTGGAGTACATAGACGAG GATGACGCTGTGGACATTGAGGGACTCAAGTGTGAGATCTTCTGCAAGGCCCTCAAGAAAGACGA CTGGTTGTCTGCTGATGGGAACGATGACCCTCTGGAGGCAGCCAAGGACAGCATCTTTGTCAAGATCCTCCTCAAGCTCATACAAGAAG GTGTTCCTCTACAGACCTACCTTCCTGACGTCAAAGACCTTCTTCAGCTGGACGAGATGGAGGCTTTGAAATTAAAGCCCACTTTTGAGTTTGTACTGCGGGCCAACTATGAACATTACCTGCAAGCACAGATCTAA